Proteins encoded within one genomic window of Oryza brachyantha chromosome 7, ObraRS2, whole genome shotgun sequence:
- the LOC102715960 gene encoding uncharacterized protein LOC102715960: MGGTGRVVLNGRRRDDDDDDDEYVADDDEEEEEEDYAAAAATASDDEEEDEDEADPPEDESDADFVGDEEEDLEDEDDLELETTPRPKRPPKVNRKRKPPGSRRRKREVDDDDDYEEEEDHDFDPDVDEEEEEEEEEETDEDEEEEEFEEDDVDSDDFAPIRARKTTKNHVAKRKPAAGRKKKKKRKGSRVSKPKAKKATTARRRRKRWAADDYEDDEEDDADFIVDDDQEEEEIHRPKKKAKAAKKTRDVTPEPDVEASTWPAVESDTSDFEFVTSDEEAADKEAPAAEPAKIKGKKGRKRWGSGSESSSDSDYVISEQELKDLEVSMPPESVLQSPTTPPRRTFLARRVGEKGKEPEEAWKQTCGICLSEEQKATIQGVLNCCAHYFCFACIMEWSKVESRCPLCKRRFTTITKSSMADLGLGSRKAVIRVEKRDQVYQPTEEEMRRWLDPYENVVCIECNRGGDDNLMLLCDICDSSAHTYCVGLGREVPEGNWYCGGCRSGGEGPSNAQTQDRVVHCRENNTNPANSSSVSFGLATPSGVFQRPPPINTQPSLQGFDLNLSPRETPDEDKREESLVSADAVSTPTGRHATLDRRRAFNRRIRILLFRPRIATNGWQNPIQHDRTIPENEQSSQSTCAPNEVNPSCSRDGSMQNQQSSSSFVQPARGLIERTYGGGSNFQQTEGAKEQLIPIVKRNLKLICAQSPLDQSDFKNVARRATHTILALSGIAHNEDFVVNTPHPLPSHCNHACDGQEPAFLMRTCCSSCFNSFVGGVVGYIAKMFT; encoded by the exons ATGGGCGGCACCGGCAGGGTCGTCCTCAACGGCCGCCGgagggacgacgacgatgatgacGACGAGTATGTGgctgacgacgacgaggaggaggaagaggaagactacgccgccgccgccgccaccgcatcCGATGACGAGGAAGAGGACGAGGATGAAGCGGACCCGCCAGAGGACGAATCTGACGCGGATTTCGTCGGGGACGAAGAGGAGGACCTCGAGGACGAAGACGATTTGGAGCTCGAGACGACGCCGCGCCCCAAGCGGCCCCCGAAGGTAAACCGCAAGAGGAAGCCGCCGGGATCTCGACGTCGGAAGCGGgaggtcgacgacgacgacgactacgaggaggaggaggaccacGATTTCGATCCGGATgtcgacgaagaagaagaggaggaggaggaagaggagacagatgaagatgaagaggaggaggaatttGAAGAAGATGACGTCGATTCGGATGATTTTGCCCCGATTCGCGCCAGAAAGACCACAAAGAACCACGTGGCGAAGCGGAAGCCAGCAGCAGGacgaaagaagaagaagaagaggaaaggTTCTAGGGTTTCCAAGCCAAAGGCTAAGAAGGCCACCacagctcgccgccggaggaAGCGATGGGCGGCCGATGACTACGAAGACGATGAAGAGGACGATGCCGATTTTATTGTCGACGACGAtcaggaagaggaggagattCACCGGCCAAAGAAGAAGGCCAAGGCTGCTAAGAAGACCAGGGATGTCACGCCGGAGCCGGATGTTGAGGCAAGCACATGGCCGGCGGTCGAATCAGATACATCAGACTTTGAATTTGTGACATCTGATGAAGAAGCTGCAGACAAGGAAGCGCCAGCCGCTGAACCAGCAAAAATCAAGGGCAAGAAGGGCAGGAAGAGGTGGGGATCTGGGTCGGAGTCATCCTCGGATTCTGATTATGTCATATCAGAGCAGGAACTCAAGGATCTGGAAGTCTCTATGCCTCCAGAGTCAGTTCTGCAGTCACCTACAACCCCGCCACGGCGCACCTTTCTTGCAAGGAGAGTGGGGGAGAAGGGGAAGGAGCCTGAAGAGGCTTGGAAACAGACATGTGGGATTTGCCTCTCGGAAGAACAGAAAGCTACAATACAGGGTGTGCTTAATTGCTGCGCACATTACTTCTGCTTCGCCTGCATCATGGAGTGGTCAAAGGTGGAGTCAAGGTGCCCATTGTGCAAACGGCGATTCACAACAATAACCAAGTCATCAATGGCAGATCTAGGGCTCGGATCAAGGAAGGCTGTCATTAGGGTAGAAAAACGTGATCAG GTGTATCAGCCCACTGAGGAAGAAATGCGGCGTTGGTTGGATCCATATGAAAATGTTGTATGCATAGAGTGCAATCGTGGTGGTGATGACAACCTCATGCTACTATGTGATATTTGTGATTCATCCGCACATACCTATTGTGTTGGTCTAGGAAGAGAAGTACCAGAAGGAAACTGGTACTGTGGAGGATGTCGATCTGGTGGGGAGGGCCCCTCTAATGCTCAAACACAGGATAGGGTGGTTCACTGCAGAGAAAATAATACAAACCCTGCCAACAGCAGTTCTGTATCATTTGGGTTAGCCACACCAAGTGGAGTGTTCCAGAGACCACCGCCAATCAACACTCAACCTTCTCTACAAGGATTCGATCTAAACCTCTCACCAAGAGAAACCCCTGATGAAGATAAGCGAGAAGAATCTCTTGTTTCAGCAGATGCTGTATCAACTCCTACTGGAAGGCATGCCACTCTCGATAGAAGGCGTGCCTTTAACAGGCGTATTCGCATCCTTCTATTTAGACCAAGGATCGCAACTAATGGGTGGCAAAATCCCATTCAGCATGACAGGACAATACCCGAGAATGAACAAAGTTCACAGAGCACATGCGCTCCAAACGAAGTGAACCCATCATGTTCCAGGGATGGTTCTATGCAGAACCAGCAGAGTAGTTCATCTTTTGTTCAGCCAGCGAGGGGTCTTATTGAACGCACCTATGGGGGTGGAAGCAATTTCCAACAAACAGAAGGTGCTAAGGAACAACTGATTCCTATTGTCAAGAGGAACCTCAAACTAATCTGTGCTCAGTCCCCATTGG ATCAATCTGATTTCAAGAATGTTGCACGGAGAGCAACACACACTATCTTAGCATTGTCTGGGATCGCACACAACGAGGATTTTGTTGTCAATACGCCTCATCCTCTTCCTAGCCATTGTAACCATGCCTGTGATGGTCAGGAACCAGCATTTCTCATGAGAACCTGCTGCTCATCATGCTTCAACTCCTTTGTTGGTGGCGTCGTCGGTTACATAGCAAAAATGTTTACCTGA